Proteins from a genomic interval of Oreochromis aureus strain Israel breed Guangdong linkage group 6, ZZ_aureus, whole genome shotgun sequence:
- the mtnr1aa gene encoding melatonin receptor type 1A-A isoform X2, with protein sequence MTSMGNIFVVSLAVADLVVAIYPYPLVLTSIFHNGWNLGYVHCQISGFLMGVSVIGSIFNITGIAINRYCYICHSLKYDKLYSDKNSVCYVLLIWALTVVAIVPNLFVGSLQYDPRVYSCTFVQSASSAYTIAVVFFHFILPIMIVTYCYLRIWILVIQVRRRVKPDNRPKLTPHDVRNFVTMFVVFVLFAVCWAPLNFIGLAVAIKPEVVIPLIPEWLFVASYFMAYFNSCLNAIVYGVLNQNFRREYKRIVVSVCTARIFFQDSSNDAGERLKSKPSPLMTNNNQVKVDSV encoded by the coding sequence GGAACATCTTTGTGGTGAGCCTGGCAGTGGCAGACCTTGTGGTGGCCATCTACCCATACCCTCTGGTCCTCACGTCCATCTTCCACAATGGCTGGAACTTGGGTTACGTCCACTGCCAAATCAGCGGCTTCCTCATGGGTGTCAGCGTCATtggctccatcttcaacatcacCGGTATCGCCATCAACCGATACTGTTACATCTGCCACAGCCTCAAATACGATAAACTGTACAGCGACAAAAACTCCGTCTGCTATGTGTTGTTAATCTGGGCGCTGACTGTTGTTGCCATCGTGCCCAACCTGTTTGTGGGCTCGCTTCAGTACGACCCGCGGGTTTATTCCTGCACATTTGTTCAGTCGGCCAGCTCCGCGTACACCATCGCCGTGGTCTTCTTCCACTTCATTTTACCCATCATGATTGTCACCTACTGCTACCTGCGCATTTGGATATTGGTCATACAGGTAAGGAGACGGGTCAAGCCAGACAATCGACCCAAGCTGACGCCACATGACGTTAGGAACTTTGTTAccatgtttgtggtgtttgtgctCTTTGCCGTGTGCTGGGCACCGCTAAACTTCATCGGACTGGCTGTAGCGATCAAACCGGAGGTTGTGATTCCCCTCATCCCTGAGTGGTTGTTCGTGGCCAGCTACTTCATGGCCTACTTCAACAGCTGCCTTAATGCCATTGTGTATGGCGTGCTGAACCAGAACTTCCGGCGCGAGTACAAGCGTATTGTAGTGTCAGTGTGCACGGCTCGCATCTTCTTCCAGGACAGCTCGAATGACGCAGGGGAGCGGCTCAAGAGTAAACCGTCACCACTCATGACCAACAACAACCAGGTCAAAGTGGACTCTGTCTGA